The stretch of DNA CGTATTTGCATGCCCATATCAAATGTTTCGTTACCAAGAATGCGACGATGATTGTTAATCACTTCATCAACAAGTTTGTTGCTTTGTGTTTGAACAATGATATGAAATGGCTTTTGCAATAAGAGTCCGGAAATCACCGGTGTTAATTCCCAACTTCCGAAATGCCCGGTAAGAAATATCAATCCCCTTCCTTCTGCTTCCGCATTGAGAAGCACATCGGTGGTTGTTGAAGAATACAATCGCTCAACACTCACCTTGTTAAAATTCGGAATCCACAACAATTCGATGAACGCGATTCCATAATTTTTGAACGCTCCCTTCGTGATGGTCAGTAGTTCAGGTTCAGATTTTTCAGGGAATGCGTGCCGGAGATTTTCAAGGGCGATACGCTTCCGTCCGCCAATGAGATAAAACGCAACCGTTCCCAGAACCGCTCCCAGTCGTTGTGCGGATTTCAACGGCAACGAAAGGACGAACCACTTCAACAGTTGAAAAACAATTAATTCAAACCGATGACGCATGGTGTTTAATGCCGCATCTTCTGTGCGTATTCTTCATACCAATTATCGTTTCGTTGTTCCTGCCGGTACGTCGAATGCACAAGAATAAAATCACCGATGTTTTTCCAATCAACAAAAACAAAGACAACGCCTCCTTGCAAACTGTTGTAGTGCCAGACTTCATACGGATTTGCTTCCTCTGTGCTGGTAAATCGCTCGACATCATCACATGGACCATACACAATAAAGACGCGCCCGCGTTCTGTCTTCCAACCCGGAACAAAACCACGAGCATACAATTCATTTGCACGCTCTATTCTCTTTCTGTATTCAATTCGTAATTCGTTCTGAGCGGTTGATTGGTCGGGGTCACGCTTTTGCCAGAATTGTGCAACGAATCTCCGCTTTGCTTCAACATCCGTAAGTTGTCCGTATTGCTCTTTCTCATCGCCATGTGCAAGATATTCGGCTTCAGCAAACTCGTTGTCTAACTCTTTTTCTCCCATAGCAGTAAATTCTGTCAACACGAGAGAAAATTGTTCCTTCTTTTGGGTCGTGTCAATTTCACTCCCCGGCTTGAGGATGAAAAATTTCTTCTTCATGTCTGCATAAACATGCTCTGCCGAATCAAGCACGGAAACCTGCAACGTATAGGTTCCGCTTTTCAGTGATGAAACATTGACTTTATCAACCTCAACGCTCGCGTTGTTTGTCCGTTGCTTTTGTTTATTCTGAACCAGCGCTTCTTTGTTTCCTGAATCGAACACCTGAGTTCGCAGCGTCACCTTTTCTCCATTCACACTTTTGAGAAGATTATACACTTCCACATAATAGAACATCATCGGCAATCCCGTTCCATACATCAAACTCGGATTCGGAACCGCTTCCACTGTGTTCTTGTAAAACATGGATTGCGTGTTCGACGATTGCTGAAGCGATGTACACAGTTCAATGTCGCTGAGCGCTGCCTCGTGTTGAGGAATCAACGAAACCGGAAATGAGAAACGAAGACTATCGCGCCGCAGTTCGTTCATCATATCATACGCCTGAATAATGAGTTGATATGAACCGGCAGGCAAACCGAATGTTTCTATTCCCACCAATGTTTGACCGGTTTCCAAACGCGTTGTGTCATCAATGATATTCGGTACAGTCCACTCGCGGGATGCCACCGTCGTTTGCTCATTCATGATA from Ignavibacteriota bacterium encodes:
- a CDS encoding GWxTD domain-containing protein gives rise to the protein MKKICTIVLIALIFGCVAQSQTIIPAKSDFRIEIDWARFQGDSTQAYIELYYGIRERALSYKADGGRFVAGARFSYTIMNEQTTVASREWTVPNIIDDTTRLETGQTLVGIETFGLPAGSYQLIIQAYDMMNELRRDSLRFSFPVSLIPQHEAALSDIELCTSLQQSSNTQSMFYKNTVEAVPNPSLMYGTGLPMMFYYVEVYNLLKSVNGEKVTLRTQVFDSGNKEALVQNKQKQRTNNASVEVDKVNVSSLKSGTYTLQVSVLDSAEHVYADMKKKFFILKPGSEIDTTQKKEQFSLVLTEFTAMGEKELDNEFAEAEYLAHGDEKEQYGQLTDVEAKRRFVAQFWQKRDPDQSTAQNELRIEYRKRIERANELYARGFVPGWKTERGRVFIVYGPCDDVERFTSTEEANPYEVWHYNSLQGGVVFVFVDWKNIGDFILVHSTYRQEQRNDNWYEEYAQKMRH
- a CDS encoding lysophospholipid acyltransferase family protein; protein product: MRHRFELIVFQLLKWFVLSLPLKSAQRLGAVLGTVAFYLIGGRKRIALENLRHAFPEKSEPELLTITKGAFKNYGIAFIELLWIPNFNKVSVERLYSSTTTDVLLNAEAEGRGLIFLTGHFGSWELTPVISGLLLQKPFHIIVQTQSNKLVDEVINNHRRILGNETFDMGMQIREILRALDKKEVIAIAADQSGAQEGAYVEFFGRVVSTHKGPAVFALKNGAPIVMMFLVRQSDLTYKAVYNRIPMDNLPANKDEAIVELTRRHTNLLEQYIRQYPDHWLWMHRRWKHVQEQPNS